ACCGTGAGTGTGAGATAACACTAAAGGGGTTTAATACAcatacagcccccaccccccttctatGTGTATCTATCACAACCTTGCGTGCGGGTGTGTTACAATTCCAAAGGGATTCAGTCCCTAAGGAATTTAACATCCCcgtccccagtgtgtgtgtgtgtcccaacACCTTGTGAGTAGGTTTCACACCATCTTGTGTGTATGACAACTCTGGGTGTAGCTCCGCCAACATCCCGTGTGTAGTTCAACCTCATGACTTTGCTTCTCTCTGTGTTTACATTTGGTAGCTAACTCATATCATCTAAACCTCCCCACACCTGTCTCCGCCCTGGGTGAATTTCGATACACCCTGCGTCTTCAAGATTGTCGCTCACTCCCTGGGTTCTGCACCAGTTGTTCTAACATTGAGTTTCTGCCTCTTCAAACCATTCCTTGCCTCTGAAATCGATTGATGAATTTTTAACCAGTATTTATGCAGTCTGGACCCCACCatagtcaatggggccagatcccagctggagtCAATGGGTCGTAtgtccattggagtcaatggggccagatcccagatGGGGTCAATGGGTTATATGTCCATTGGAAttaatggggccagatccccagctggggtcaatgggccatagctccactggagtcaatgggggcagatcccagctggtgtcaataaGCCGTCGCTCCATTGAAGTTGGTGTGAGCAGATCCCCAGTCGAGTGACACTGATTCACAGCCCATTGGGGATTTGGTCCTGTGTTTATATCCCTTTGTCCTTCAACGGTTCAAGAATGTGGTAGCAACCTCAGAGCAAACTTAGGAACCAGGCACAGAACCCAGACTGGCTGGGAGTTCTGTGCTTAGATGTCACCAATCGATtctcaagtgtgaactcctcaggcacgaTCACACCCTTAGCATGGAGTCACAGAGAGTTCCCCTTGGGTACCCCAATCTGTCTCAGCACCCGGGgagcctgcctttgtgacagatggtcccttaccccaagaatcacagcaatattcagctTCCTCCCAGCTGCAAAGATCTGGTCACTTATCCTAGGTCAATCGCACCTTAGAACTCATGCCGAAGACAACCCTTGTAGTCAATCCTATAATAGACTATATCCAGTTTTATtacataggaaaaggaaacaagggTAAAGCAGGTAGACACATGCACACCAATGAGTTCCAGGCTAGGTATCAAAAAGTAATAGACATTTCAATAAGAAGCCAGCTCTATATGTTCTCCAGGGCTAGCCCAggccaagcactggggatcttttgcttgtGCTTAGTAATCCTCACCCCACCATGTCTaagcagcataaagatacagCTCCTCCTTGTTAGGgctttttcctcccttccccctcttctgctCTGAGCTGGAAGCTCAGCTGACAGGAGGCACTGGCTTGCTCCGTAAGGTGGGGAGAGCAAAGGGCAAAGTCTCGCAGTCTCTTTAACGTCCCGCGATTGTCTGGCAACGCCGGGACAGGAGGTTGCTGTTGGAGCCCAGCATTTTGCCCTAGTTCATGTCTCGCCCCTGCCCTCCTGCATTTTACACCCATACATGTCCCTGTCCTGGTGACTTACAGGGCAGATATGATCTCCCAAGCAGGGATACTGgtgttacaagtgagattaacACAGACCGCGTCTCACAAGCATCCCCTAAAGTCTCCTCACATTCCTAGAACCCTCATACCGATTTcaccaggtagggttgccaatttcggttggacgtattcctggaggtttcatcacatcacataacctttcattaaagattaatctttaattcctggaaactccaggacaatccCGGCAGGCTGGCAAATTTATCACCAACACTAATGCACAGGGGAGCCAGATGGGTGCCCGCCCtctatttgtcagtgttcagttgaggccTGGGGACCTTGGCacgagctggcacctggtctgccagtgtcactcTCTCTGGTTTGTTCTGAAAGGTGGGAGCCCCTAcagcagggggtctcaaactgggggttgggactcctcagggggtcgtgaAGTGATTAcatgggggtcgcgagctgtcagcctccatcccaaaccccgctttgcatccagcatttataatggtgttaaatatatgaaaaagtgcttttaattgataaggggggtcacacttaGAGgtgtgctgtgtgaaaggggtcaccagtacaaaagtttgagaaccctgccCAACAGGGAGCTGACCTGCCATAACTCTCCGGCACCCTAGGAAGTGATTGTATTTCAGGACACGCCCCTGACTGATTTTGCTTTCGATTCCACCCAAAGCGGCAGGgaatttttcttctgctgctgcgGGCGTGAAACCGACAGGGGGGGAAATTGCAGCCAAAATaaccatctcctctccctccctccccacagtcaTGCCCACGTGCTGATCAGCTTGCACACAGTGGTTTAGGAAGTACACACAgctggggaagcccagggctgggctagcagggggctgcaggtcaggagtgaggggcacctgcagagctgggggtgggggcgggggctgggacagcagggggctgtgggtagGGGTTGAGGGGCATCATCATACACCCTTTGTAGCCATTATTAATTGTGATAAGGGCAACTAgtggggtgtatggagatagatagatggatagatagatagggagCGTATGGATGCATGGATGGATAGATGGTAGAGATTGTCTGGACAcagtgatagagagagagagggggtttgtatgaggatagatagatacatGTGATCGTGTAATTAAAACCTGAGTGGTGATTTATgcgtgggagggggcagagttaagattacccagacatctgctattctggcattttctaacttttgagtgctgggTTTTGCGTCTTAAAAAAAATTCGTTTAAATGCAGATTTTGTTTGTATACAAACATATAATTATGTATCAGGGCCCCACTGTTCTGGGTGCTccacagaccccaaccgagatcagggccgcATTGTGCCAGGCGCTCCACAGActccgaccgagatcagggccctgttgtgcaagGTGTTGCACAGACAATCTTTGCCTCAAAGAAAGCCCCAGCCCAGCGCTGAGCAGTACAGGGCTCATGATACACAGTGAAAAGTTCTCATTCCAGGCAGCAGAAGACACATTCTTGGAAGCCGGTGTCCCGCAATAGCCCGTTCTAACCCTGTCCCTGTGTTGTGTCCTCCAGGAGTATATCAAGGGGCTCTGCAGCCCGGAGTTGAGCGAGAAGGTCTGCTACCCTAAGGACATGCAGTGCGTCTTTGTGGGAGCTCAAGGTCTCTTCCTGGACTGTCTCACTAAGGGGACCTCTGCCAACCTGGTCCTGCTCAGCCCCGGCTCCCTGCTGGTCTCAGGCCTAGCCGAAGCCTTTGTGATGGCCCAGAGCCGCATCCAGGAGTTCGTGGAGAAATACCAGAAGACACCACGGCTACCGGaggagcaggaggctctggtgaaGAAGGCCTTCCGGGAGCTGGTGGAGTCCCACGATGACAAGCATGCCATAGACCTTCTTATCCTGCCCACCCCACTCAAGGAGGAGCTGCTCAGCCTAGTGCGGGACATCCAGGAGGAAGTCGGGGAATGGACACCAAGAAATAGAGCGTGGGTGCCACCGGGCATCAATCGGGACCAGCTGCAGTGGTGGGAAGCGAAAGCGGCAGGTGGGGCTAGGCCCCAGGGCTTCTTTGACCTCAGTAGACCTCCAGACCAGACCAGGCATCAGGGCTCCAGGTCTGGCATCCCAGGCGGTCCTCAGGACCAGGAGAAGCTGGCGGAGGAGGCCTCCGAGAGGCCAGTGCTTTACAAGCGGTCATCGAAACCCATCCCAGGTTTGGACGGCAGCCAGCAGGCTCAAGAAGACTTGATGTTCCCTGGCACCCAGGACTGGATGAGAGAAGTGGAGGAAAGGGGGCCGGaggagagcagccaggaggaggaggaggaacagtcGGCTGGGGCCCTGTCATCATCATGGACGGAGAAGGAGTTCAAGATCATGCTGAACTTCTTCAAGACCATGGGCTACGAGGAGCGGGTGGTGAAGAAGGTGCTGTTGGAATGTGGTGTGCGGGAAACCCCCTCAAAAATCCTGGACAGGGTCCAGATGGAACAGGCCTCCTCCTTCCAGCAGGGGCATGGCCCTGCGCCCTTTCAGGAGTCCGGGGCAAGGGAGAcgtcttctcctcctcctccgccacCAGAGACGACCCAAGATGAACACGAATACCTGCTGGAGGTCATCAAGTCAGCAGCAGCCAACTGTGGCCACTCACCCAGTGAGATCCCGGCTGAGATCTGGACAGGGGCCCCCTTGGCCGGCCTGCTGAGAAGGCTCAACGAGAAAGCCAACCACCAAGAGGAGGCTGGGGTTAAAACTAGGCTGGAGGATAGAGGCAGCTGCAGAGATGGAGAGCCAGCCCTCTTGAATGGCAAGGAGTATCCCCAGGGTCAACATCACTGTGAGCCGGGGAGGAAAGGAGGGTCTCCTGTCCACAGAGGAGTCCGTggcccacctcccctcccagaagGCTCTGATTTCCCCATGGACGTGACCCCTGTAGCTTCCCCTGCATGGGCTGCCGAGGAGAGCCAGCCAGCTGAGGATGTGTACCCAGTGCCAGCAGGCCCAGTGCCAATGGTGACCGGAGCCCAGCGGTTCAAGGAAGCCATCCAGACACCCTTCAAGCTCATCTTGGCCAACACGCCAGGGAAAAAGAACCTGAGGAGGGTCATTATCGATGGCAGCAATGTAGCCATGGTGtaagtagcctgtgttgctgcgTCTCGCTCCGAGACCTAGGGCATGGTGCGTGGTGAGCCCAGCTAAGAAACCAGGATGCTTGGTCAGCTGAATACCTCTTAACCCTATTGACTTAGGTCTTGCAACTTGCCTGCAGGCCTCAGTACACCTTAACTAGGCTTCAAGGCCTTTTCTTTCTTGTAGGCCTCAAGACCAGACTAGGCCCCAGCATTTTATGGTTGACTTGTCCATTGACCTTAGGACCAGAGTAGGCCTGGAGAATCTAGGCTTGATGTACCTTTAGGTATCAATATGCCTTAAGAGCAGCTAAGCTTCAAGACTGTAGGCTTGACTTTCCTGTAGGCCTCACTAGGCCTCAAAACCCAAACAGGCCCCAAGACTCTAGGCTTCACTTTCCTACAGGCCTCAAGATCAGATCAGGCCCCAGATCTCTATATTTGATCTGCCCCATAGGTCCCAAGATCAGACTAAGACCCTAGACTTGGCATTCCTGTAGGCCTGAAGACTCTATGCTTCACTTGACCATAGACCT
This portion of the Chelonia mydas isolate rCheMyd1 chromosome 13, rCheMyd1.pri.v2, whole genome shotgun sequence genome encodes:
- the KHNYN gene encoding protein KHNYN isoform X3, producing the protein MRPGQRSKTQASTTETFEIQAEVGAVAPGGTMETGAAAMGALDEFAVPEEAQAAVTEQWPRIERLFGVELNVLGVLDTRQAPPCAPMSARQSWLQLQGPQQDLQRAKEYIKGLCSPELSEKVCYPKDMQCVFVGAQGLFLDCLTKGTSANLVLLSPGSLLVSGLAEAFVMAQSRIQEFVEKYQKTPRLPEEQEALVKKAFRELVESHDDKHAIDLLILPTPLKEELLSLVRDIQEEVGEWTPRNRAWVPPGINRDQLQWWEAKAAGGARPQGFFDLSRPPDQTRHQGSRSGIPGGPQDQEKLAEEASERPVLYKRSSKPIPGLDGSQQAQEDLMFPGTQDWMREVEERGPEESSQEEEEEQSAGALSSSWTEKEFKIMLNFFKTMGYEERVVKKVLLECGVRETPSKILDRVQMEQASSFQQGHGPAPFQESGARETSSPPPPPPETTQDEHEYLLEVIKSAAANCGHSPSEIPAEIWTGAPLAGLLRRLNEKANHQEEAGVKTRLEDRGSCRDGEPALLNGKEYPQGQHHCEPGRKGGSPVHRGVRGPPPLPEGSDFPMDVTPVASPAWAAEESQPAEDVYPVPAGPVPMVTGAQRFKEAIQTPFKLILANTPGKKNLRRVIIDGSNVAMVHGLHQFFSCRGIALAVQYFWDRGHREVTVFVPQWRMEKAARVEERHFLTQLQDLSLLSLTPSRQVAGKRITSYDDRFMLRLAEETNGVIVTNDQLRDLMQESKKWTRIIKERLLQFTFVGNIFMVPDDPLGREGPTLDEFLQKPLRQKPPTCHSFAGHGATFPAPSRPASQTEVLQLRDRKPPGERRQRRQLQEKKGEEAEVVRKPRETERLRQELLTIFTGQDQKVDFVLHREPCSRDLNKLSENLLSLNF
- the KHNYN gene encoding protein KHNYN isoform X7, encoding METGAAAMGALDEFAVPEEAQAAVTEQWPRIERLFGVELNVLGVLDTRQAPPCAPMSARQSWLQLQGPQQDLQRAKEYIKGLCSPELSEKVCYPKDMQCVFVGAQGLFLDCLTKGTSANLVLLSPGSLLVSGLAEAFVMAQSRIQEFVEKYQKTPRLPEEQEALVKKAFRELVESHDDKHAIDLLILPTPLKEELLSLVRDIQEEVGEWTPRNRAWVPPGINRDQLQWWEAKAAGGARPQGFFDLSRPPDQTRHQGSRSGIPGGPQDQEKLAEEASERPVLYKRSSKPIPGLDGSQQAQEDLMFPGTQDWMREVEERGPEESSQEEEEEQSAGALSSSWTEKEFKIMLNFFKTMGYEERVVKKVLLECGVRETPSKILDRVQMEQASSFQQGHGPAPFQESGARETSSPPPPPPETTQDEHEYLLEVIKSAAANCGHSPSEIPAEIWTGAPLAGLLRRLNEKANHQEEAGVKTRLEDRGSCRDGEPALLNGKEYPQGQHHCEPGRKGGSPVHRGVRGPPPLPEGSDFPMDVTPVASPAWAAEESQPAEDVYPVPAGPVPMVTGAQRFKEAIQTPFKLILANTPGKKNLRRVIIDGSNVAMVHGLHQFFSCRGIALAVQYFWDRGHREVTVFVPQWRMEKAARVEERHFLTQLQDLSLLSLTPSRQVAGKRITSYDDRFMLRLAEETNGVIVTNDQLRDLMQESKKWTRIIKERLLQFTFVGNIFMVPDDPLGREGPTLDEFLQKPLRQKPPTCHSFAGHGATFPAPSRPASQTEVLQLRDRKPPGERRQRRQLQEKKGEEAEVVRKPRETERLRQELLTIFTGQDQKVDFVLHREPCSRDLNKLSENLLSLNF
- the KHNYN gene encoding protein KHNYN isoform X5, producing the protein MQRSKTQASTTETFEIQAEVGAVAPGGTMETGAAAMGALDEFAVPEEAQAAVTEQWPRIERLFGVELNVLGVLDTRQAPPCAPMSARQSWLQLQGPQQDLQRAKEYIKGLCSPELSEKVCYPKDMQCVFVGAQGLFLDCLTKGTSANLVLLSPGSLLVSGLAEAFVMAQSRIQEFVEKYQKTPRLPEEQEALVKKAFRELVESHDDKHAIDLLILPTPLKEELLSLVRDIQEEVGEWTPRNRAWVPPGINRDQLQWWEAKAAGGARPQGFFDLSRPPDQTRHQGSRSGIPGGPQDQEKLAEEASERPVLYKRSSKPIPGLDGSQQAQEDLMFPGTQDWMREVEERGPEESSQEEEEEQSAGALSSSWTEKEFKIMLNFFKTMGYEERVVKKVLLECGVRETPSKILDRVQMEQASSFQQGHGPAPFQESGARETSSPPPPPPETTQDEHEYLLEVIKSAAANCGHSPSEIPAEIWTGAPLAGLLRRLNEKANHQEEAGVKTRLEDRGSCRDGEPALLNGKEYPQGQHHCEPGRKGGSPVHRGVRGPPPLPEGSDFPMDVTPVASPAWAAEESQPAEDVYPVPAGPVPMVTGAQRFKEAIQTPFKLILANTPGKKNLRRVIIDGSNVAMVHGLHQFFSCRGIALAVQYFWDRGHREVTVFVPQWRMEKAARVEERHFLTQLQDLSLLSLTPSRQVAGKRITSYDDRFMLRLAEETNGVIVTNDQLRDLMQESKKWTRIIKERLLQFTFVGNIFMVPDDPLGREGPTLDEFLQKPLRQKPPTCHSFAGHGATFPAPSRPASQTEVLQLRDRKPPGERRQRRQLQEKKGEEAEVVRKPRETERLRQELLTIFTGQDQKVDFVLHREPCSRDLNKLSENLLSLNF
- the KHNYN gene encoding protein KHNYN isoform X2 translates to MTILTLLEEPGITGHTPNLYPLHALCAQRPKPALQKRLKFRQAEVGAVAPGGTMETGAAAMGALDEFAVPEEAQAAVTEQWPRIERLFGVELNVLGVLDTRQAPPCAPMSARQSWLQLQGPQQDLQRAKEYIKGLCSPELSEKVCYPKDMQCVFVGAQGLFLDCLTKGTSANLVLLSPGSLLVSGLAEAFVMAQSRIQEFVEKYQKTPRLPEEQEALVKKAFRELVESHDDKHAIDLLILPTPLKEELLSLVRDIQEEVGEWTPRNRAWVPPGINRDQLQWWEAKAAGGARPQGFFDLSRPPDQTRHQGSRSGIPGGPQDQEKLAEEASERPVLYKRSSKPIPGLDGSQQAQEDLMFPGTQDWMREVEERGPEESSQEEEEEQSAGALSSSWTEKEFKIMLNFFKTMGYEERVVKKVLLECGVRETPSKILDRVQMEQASSFQQGHGPAPFQESGARETSSPPPPPPETTQDEHEYLLEVIKSAAANCGHSPSEIPAEIWTGAPLAGLLRRLNEKANHQEEAGVKTRLEDRGSCRDGEPALLNGKEYPQGQHHCEPGRKGGSPVHRGVRGPPPLPEGSDFPMDVTPVASPAWAAEESQPAEDVYPVPAGPVPMVTGAQRFKEAIQTPFKLILANTPGKKNLRRVIIDGSNVAMVHGLHQFFSCRGIALAVQYFWDRGHREVTVFVPQWRMEKAARVEERHFLTQLQDLSLLSLTPSRQVAGKRITSYDDRFMLRLAEETNGVIVTNDQLRDLMQESKKWTRIIKERLLQFTFVGNIFMVPDDPLGREGPTLDEFLQKPLRQKPPTCHSFAGHGATFPAPSRPASQTEVLQLRDRKPPGERRQRRQLQEKKGEEAEVVRKPRETERLRQELLTIFTGQDQKVDFVLHREPCSRDLNKLSENLLSLNF
- the KHNYN gene encoding protein KHNYN isoform X4, whose translation is MRPGRSKTQASTTETFEIQAEVGAVAPGGTMETGAAAMGALDEFAVPEEAQAAVTEQWPRIERLFGVELNVLGVLDTRQAPPCAPMSARQSWLQLQGPQQDLQRAKEYIKGLCSPELSEKVCYPKDMQCVFVGAQGLFLDCLTKGTSANLVLLSPGSLLVSGLAEAFVMAQSRIQEFVEKYQKTPRLPEEQEALVKKAFRELVESHDDKHAIDLLILPTPLKEELLSLVRDIQEEVGEWTPRNRAWVPPGINRDQLQWWEAKAAGGARPQGFFDLSRPPDQTRHQGSRSGIPGGPQDQEKLAEEASERPVLYKRSSKPIPGLDGSQQAQEDLMFPGTQDWMREVEERGPEESSQEEEEEQSAGALSSSWTEKEFKIMLNFFKTMGYEERVVKKVLLECGVRETPSKILDRVQMEQASSFQQGHGPAPFQESGARETSSPPPPPPETTQDEHEYLLEVIKSAAANCGHSPSEIPAEIWTGAPLAGLLRRLNEKANHQEEAGVKTRLEDRGSCRDGEPALLNGKEYPQGQHHCEPGRKGGSPVHRGVRGPPPLPEGSDFPMDVTPVASPAWAAEESQPAEDVYPVPAGPVPMVTGAQRFKEAIQTPFKLILANTPGKKNLRRVIIDGSNVAMVHGLHQFFSCRGIALAVQYFWDRGHREVTVFVPQWRMEKAARVEERHFLTQLQDLSLLSLTPSRQVAGKRITSYDDRFMLRLAEETNGVIVTNDQLRDLMQESKKWTRIIKERLLQFTFVGNIFMVPDDPLGREGPTLDEFLQKPLRQKPPTCHSFAGHGATFPAPSRPASQTEVLQLRDRKPPGERRQRRQLQEKKGEEAEVVRKPRETERLRQELLTIFTGQDQKVDFVLHREPCSRDLNKLSENLLSLNF
- the KHNYN gene encoding protein KHNYN isoform X6, with product MRSKTQASTTETFEIQAEVGAVAPGGTMETGAAAMGALDEFAVPEEAQAAVTEQWPRIERLFGVELNVLGVLDTRQAPPCAPMSARQSWLQLQGPQQDLQRAKEYIKGLCSPELSEKVCYPKDMQCVFVGAQGLFLDCLTKGTSANLVLLSPGSLLVSGLAEAFVMAQSRIQEFVEKYQKTPRLPEEQEALVKKAFRELVESHDDKHAIDLLILPTPLKEELLSLVRDIQEEVGEWTPRNRAWVPPGINRDQLQWWEAKAAGGARPQGFFDLSRPPDQTRHQGSRSGIPGGPQDQEKLAEEASERPVLYKRSSKPIPGLDGSQQAQEDLMFPGTQDWMREVEERGPEESSQEEEEEQSAGALSSSWTEKEFKIMLNFFKTMGYEERVVKKVLLECGVRETPSKILDRVQMEQASSFQQGHGPAPFQESGARETSSPPPPPPETTQDEHEYLLEVIKSAAANCGHSPSEIPAEIWTGAPLAGLLRRLNEKANHQEEAGVKTRLEDRGSCRDGEPALLNGKEYPQGQHHCEPGRKGGSPVHRGVRGPPPLPEGSDFPMDVTPVASPAWAAEESQPAEDVYPVPAGPVPMVTGAQRFKEAIQTPFKLILANTPGKKNLRRVIIDGSNVAMVHGLHQFFSCRGIALAVQYFWDRGHREVTVFVPQWRMEKAARVEERHFLTQLQDLSLLSLTPSRQVAGKRITSYDDRFMLRLAEETNGVIVTNDQLRDLMQESKKWTRIIKERLLQFTFVGNIFMVPDDPLGREGPTLDEFLQKPLRQKPPTCHSFAGHGATFPAPSRPASQTEVLQLRDRKPPGERRQRRQLQEKKGEEAEVVRKPRETERLRQELLTIFTGQDQKVDFVLHREPCSRDLNKLSENLLSLNF
- the KHNYN gene encoding protein KHNYN isoform X1 yields the protein MTILTLLEEPGITGHTPNLYPLHALCSAQRPKPALQKRLKFRQAEVGAVAPGGTMETGAAAMGALDEFAVPEEAQAAVTEQWPRIERLFGVELNVLGVLDTRQAPPCAPMSARQSWLQLQGPQQDLQRAKEYIKGLCSPELSEKVCYPKDMQCVFVGAQGLFLDCLTKGTSANLVLLSPGSLLVSGLAEAFVMAQSRIQEFVEKYQKTPRLPEEQEALVKKAFRELVESHDDKHAIDLLILPTPLKEELLSLVRDIQEEVGEWTPRNRAWVPPGINRDQLQWWEAKAAGGARPQGFFDLSRPPDQTRHQGSRSGIPGGPQDQEKLAEEASERPVLYKRSSKPIPGLDGSQQAQEDLMFPGTQDWMREVEERGPEESSQEEEEEQSAGALSSSWTEKEFKIMLNFFKTMGYEERVVKKVLLECGVRETPSKILDRVQMEQASSFQQGHGPAPFQESGARETSSPPPPPPETTQDEHEYLLEVIKSAAANCGHSPSEIPAEIWTGAPLAGLLRRLNEKANHQEEAGVKTRLEDRGSCRDGEPALLNGKEYPQGQHHCEPGRKGGSPVHRGVRGPPPLPEGSDFPMDVTPVASPAWAAEESQPAEDVYPVPAGPVPMVTGAQRFKEAIQTPFKLILANTPGKKNLRRVIIDGSNVAMVHGLHQFFSCRGIALAVQYFWDRGHREVTVFVPQWRMEKAARVEERHFLTQLQDLSLLSLTPSRQVAGKRITSYDDRFMLRLAEETNGVIVTNDQLRDLMQESKKWTRIIKERLLQFTFVGNIFMVPDDPLGREGPTLDEFLQKPLRQKPPTCHSFAGHGATFPAPSRPASQTEVLQLRDRKPPGERRQRRQLQEKKGEEAEVVRKPRETERLRQELLTIFTGQDQKVDFVLHREPCSRDLNKLSENLLSLNF